The Comamonas sp. GB3 AK4-5 genome includes a region encoding these proteins:
- a CDS encoding response regulator transcription factor, producing the protein MRIAVLDDEPLQLELIEQVASQAGHVCRLHRSGVAFLQDLRRESFDLLLVDWEVPDLSGPEIVRWARENLPATLPIVFITHRSEESDLVEGLACGADDFIVKPVRVAELQARIAALLRRAYPQSRGDVLEFGPYRFTQSSFMAEFQGQSVVLTHREFALAVLLFQNEGRLMSRDHLREAVWGQNSEMLSRTLDTHVSRLRQVLQLRPGQAYAISAVYGLGYRLDAQGSTAPSEAPHRPA; encoded by the coding sequence ATGCGCATTGCAGTTTTAGATGACGAACCACTGCAGCTGGAGCTGATTGAGCAGGTGGCGAGCCAGGCCGGCCATGTGTGCCGGCTGCATCGCAGCGGCGTGGCCTTTTTGCAGGATTTGCGCCGGGAAAGCTTCGATCTGCTGCTGGTGGACTGGGAGGTGCCCGACCTGTCCGGCCCGGAAATCGTGCGCTGGGCGCGTGAGAACCTCCCCGCAACGCTGCCCATTGTGTTCATCACCCACCGCAGCGAGGAAAGCGATCTGGTCGAAGGCCTGGCCTGCGGCGCGGATGATTTCATCGTCAAGCCCGTGCGCGTGGCCGAGCTGCAGGCACGCATTGCGGCCCTGCTGCGCCGCGCCTACCCCCAATCCAGGGGCGATGTGCTGGAGTTCGGGCCCTACCGCTTCACCCAGTCCAGCTTCATGGCCGAGTTCCAGGGCCAAAGCGTGGTGCTCACCCACCGCGAATTCGCGCTGGCGGTGCTGCTGTTCCAGAACGAGGGCCGCTTGATGTCACGCGACCACCTGCGTGAAGCCGTCTGGGGCCAGAACTCCGAAATGCTCTCGCGCACGCTGGACACCCATGTCTCGCGCCTGCGCCAGGTGCTGCAGCTGCGACCCGGGCAGGCTTACGCCATCTCGGCCGTCTACGGCCTGGGCTACCGCCTGGATGCCCAAGGCAGCACGGCGCCATCCGAAGCCCCCCACCGACCCGCCTAG
- a CDS encoding PHP domain-containing protein encodes MPYLNADLHSHSTFSDGTLSPAQLAERARRGGVDLWALTDHDELAGQAAACAAAHALGMDYLTGVEISASYAGHTIHIVGLGFDVQHEVLQQGLHALRHSRGPRAQEMARQLEAAGIAGAYEGALRYVGNPALISRTHFARFLVERGICTSMGEVFQRFLTEGKPGFVPQRWASVAEAVGWITAGGGVAVLAHPARYGLDATLEHALCSHFVACGGQAVEVVCGGHTTAEAARYAQLAQDLGLHGSRGSDFHSPAESRVDLGSLPSLPSALPPVWALLASRIQRAPQPGRDPA; translated from the coding sequence ATGCCCTACTTGAATGCCGATCTCCACAGCCACTCCACGTTCTCGGATGGCACGCTGTCGCCTGCACAGCTGGCAGAACGCGCCCGCCGTGGCGGTGTGGACCTGTGGGCACTCACCGACCACGACGAGCTGGCAGGCCAGGCAGCAGCCTGCGCTGCCGCCCATGCCCTGGGCATGGACTACCTCACGGGGGTGGAAATTTCGGCCAGCTATGCCGGCCACACCATCCATATCGTGGGGCTGGGCTTTGACGTCCAGCACGAGGTGCTCCAGCAAGGATTGCACGCTCTGCGCCACAGCCGTGGGCCGCGCGCGCAAGAGATGGCACGCCAGCTGGAGGCCGCCGGCATTGCCGGCGCCTACGAAGGTGCGCTGCGCTATGTGGGCAATCCCGCGCTGATCTCCCGCACCCATTTCGCCCGTTTTCTGGTGGAGCGCGGCATCTGCACCAGCATGGGCGAGGTCTTTCAGCGCTTTCTCACCGAAGGCAAGCCCGGCTTTGTGCCCCAACGCTGGGCCAGCGTGGCCGAGGCTGTGGGCTGGATCACCGCAGGCGGCGGCGTGGCCGTGCTGGCCCACCCGGCGCGCTACGGCCTGGACGCCACGCTGGAGCATGCGCTGTGCAGCCATTTCGTGGCCTGCGGCGGCCAGGCCGTTGAAGTGGTTTGCGGTGGCCACACCACCGCAGAAGCCGCCCGCTATGCACAGCTGGCCCAGGACCTGGGGCTGCATGGTTCACGCGGCAGCGACTTTCACAGCCCGGCCGAGTCCCGCGTGGACCTGGGCTCCCTGCCTTCTCTGCCCTCGGCCCTGCCCCCGGTATGGGCCCTGCTGGCTTCTCGCATCCAACGCGCCCCGCAGCCCGGGCGTGACCCAGCCTAA
- a CDS encoding CHASE2 domain-containing protein, protein MRAWLSRLRAKGRWPEKRLDLRREWAIVSICLLAAVWWLAGPKQLERSNLLVQDLSARLLQRPASSEVVLVAIDERSIDAIGRWPWRRAIHAQLVRHLSEQQPKAIGLDILFSEEDLDHPTDDALLARSIADSGRVVLAVAQDASGRAVGQLPALTRAAAALGHVQLPVDTDGGVRRFAPMTGLAGQQHLHLGLAMLCLGQPQAAQCQPPQPPRQQIGFASGNPPFTTYSYIDVVRGDIPPSAFRGKYVLVGQTAIGLAPGFATPAQQDMRHSPNVSMVGYILNGALQQRHAAPASPLVNRSFNTLPLLLALVALAMLGPSAALAACALLWSATLLVAALAPLWWQLTLAPAAALLVLALAYPLWSWRRLNAAARFLEHEMRDLSRSGALATLQPAGMGQDMLAQRIQAVEQASRQLRQLHHFVSESLLQLPSPTLVCDPQGHILLANSAAHRYAQSLDQNLQERQDVQILLAGALDNDTQGPLFDPMALKGMQAAFQREGQDRLGRHLLLVGRPFAAPPTTGWLLTLVDITRMRQAMAQRDQAMHFISHDIRAPIGAILTLLEMDRAFASTSSIALAARAPRDTEARIERYARSALELAEDFVHLARAQQHPPRQEAVELGQLLDQALDDSWALAQTKQIRLEWQPQQAEALTTGDPSQLRRVLVNLLGNAIKYSPEGSRVHCSLEVRPAHWVVVLRDEGDGISPEQQATLFAPFARQTQHENSAVQGLGLGLAFVHTVMQRHGAQIELNSTLGQGSSFRLVFTKRLSDLTA, encoded by the coding sequence ATGCGTGCCTGGCTGAGTCGGCTGCGCGCCAAGGGCCGCTGGCCCGAAAAACGGCTGGACCTGCGCCGGGAATGGGCGATTGTCAGCATCTGCCTGCTGGCCGCCGTCTGGTGGCTGGCCGGCCCCAAGCAGCTGGAGCGCAGCAATCTGCTGGTTCAGGATTTGTCGGCCCGGCTGCTGCAGCGCCCCGCCTCCAGCGAGGTGGTGCTGGTGGCCATCGACGAGCGCAGCATAGACGCCATAGGCCGCTGGCCCTGGCGCCGCGCCATCCATGCCCAGCTGGTGCGCCATCTTTCGGAACAGCAGCCCAAGGCCATAGGCCTGGACATTCTGTTCAGCGAAGAAGACCTGGACCACCCCACGGATGACGCCCTGCTGGCGCGCTCCATTGCCGACAGCGGCCGCGTGGTGCTGGCCGTGGCACAAGACGCATCGGGCCGCGCCGTGGGCCAGTTACCGGCGCTCACCCGGGCTGCGGCTGCCCTGGGCCATGTGCAGCTGCCGGTGGACACCGACGGCGGCGTGCGTCGCTTTGCCCCCATGACGGGGCTGGCTGGGCAGCAGCATCTGCACCTGGGCCTGGCCATGCTGTGCCTGGGCCAGCCCCAGGCCGCGCAATGCCAGCCGCCGCAGCCTCCACGCCAGCAAATAGGTTTTGCCAGCGGCAATCCGCCCTTCACCACCTATTCCTATATCGACGTGGTGCGCGGCGATATCCCCCCCAGCGCCTTCCGGGGCAAATACGTGCTGGTCGGCCAGACCGCCATCGGCCTGGCGCCGGGCTTTGCCACCCCGGCGCAGCAGGACATGCGGCACAGCCCCAATGTCAGCATGGTGGGCTACATCCTCAACGGCGCACTGCAGCAGCGCCATGCTGCCCCGGCCTCACCCCTAGTCAATCGCAGCTTCAACACCTTGCCCCTGCTGCTGGCCCTGGTGGCCCTGGCCATGCTGGGCCCCTCCGCCGCCCTGGCCGCCTGCGCCCTGCTGTGGAGCGCCACCTTGCTGGTGGCCGCCCTGGCCCCGCTGTGGTGGCAGCTGACACTGGCGCCCGCCGCCGCCTTGCTGGTGCTGGCCCTGGCCTATCCGCTGTGGAGCTGGCGACGCCTGAATGCCGCCGCGCGTTTTCTGGAGCATGAGATGCGCGATCTTTCGCGCAGCGGCGCCCTGGCCACACTACAGCCCGCCGGCATGGGCCAGGACATGCTGGCCCAGCGCATCCAGGCCGTGGAGCAGGCCTCGCGCCAGCTGCGCCAGCTCCACCATTTCGTCAGCGAAAGCCTGCTGCAGCTGCCGTCCCCCACCCTGGTCTGCGACCCACAAGGCCATATCTTGCTGGCCAACAGCGCGGCCCACCGCTATGCCCAATCGCTGGACCAGAATCTGCAGGAACGCCAGGACGTGCAGATCCTGCTGGCCGGTGCGCTGGACAACGACACCCAGGGCCCGCTGTTCGACCCCATGGCCCTGAAAGGCATGCAGGCCGCATTCCAGCGCGAAGGCCAGGACCGGCTGGGCCGCCACCTGCTGCTGGTGGGCCGCCCCTTTGCCGCCCCGCCCACCACCGGCTGGCTGCTGACGTTGGTGGACATCACCCGCATGCGCCAGGCCATGGCCCAGCGCGACCAGGCCATGCACTTCATCTCGCACGACATCCGTGCCCCCATTGGCGCCATCCTCACGCTGCTGGAGATGGACAGGGCCTTCGCCTCCACATCATCGATAGCGCTGGCGGCACGTGCTCCCCGCGATACCGAGGCCCGTATCGAACGCTACGCCAGAAGCGCCCTGGAACTGGCCGAAGACTTTGTGCACCTGGCGCGCGCCCAGCAACACCCGCCGCGCCAGGAGGCTGTGGAACTGGGGCAGCTGCTGGACCAGGCCCTGGACGACAGCTGGGCCCTGGCCCAGACCAAGCAGATCCGCCTGGAATGGCAGCCGCAGCAAGCAGAGGCTCTGACCACAGGCGACCCCAGCCAGCTGCGGCGCGTGCTGGTCAACCTGCTGGGCAATGCCATCAAATACAGCCCCGAAGGCAGCCGCGTGCACTGCAGCCTGGAGGTGCGCCCCGCCCACTGGGTGGTGGTGCTGCGCGACGAGGGCGACGGCATCAGCCCCGAGCAGCAAGCCACATTGTTTGCCCCTTTTGCACGACAGACCCAGCATGAGAACAGTGCCGTGCAGGGCCTGGGGCTGGGGCTGGCTTTTGTCCACACCGTCATGCAGCGCCATGGTGCACAGATCGAACTGAACAGCACCCTCGGCCAAGGCAGCAGCTTCCGCCTGGTATTCACCAAACGCCTGAGTGACCTTACGGCTTAG
- a CDS encoding L-threonylcarbamoyladenylate synthase, with the protein MAQYFEIHPLNPQPRLLQQAVDILQHGGVLAVPTDSSYALVCHLDDKHSVDRLRRIRQINDKHHLTLLCRDLSELANYARVDNRQFRLMKLGTPGPYTFILDATKEVPRRVSHPARKTIGLRVPEHKGLQQLLELHGTPLLGTTLIAPDDTEPLNDPEDISERFDKLLDGIVDAGACPMQPTTVLDLTPMYTGGDALLVRQGQGDLQALGL; encoded by the coding sequence ATGGCCCAGTATTTCGAGATTCACCCCCTCAACCCCCAGCCCCGCTTGCTGCAGCAAGCCGTGGACATCTTGCAGCACGGCGGCGTGCTGGCCGTGCCCACCGACTCCAGCTACGCCCTGGTCTGCCACCTGGACGACAAGCACAGCGTGGACCGCCTGCGCCGCATCCGCCAGATCAATGACAAACACCATCTGACCCTGCTGTGCCGCGACCTGTCCGAGCTGGCCAATTACGCCCGTGTGGACAACCGCCAGTTCCGCCTGATGAAGCTGGGCACGCCCGGTCCCTATACTTTCATCCTGGACGCCACCAAGGAAGTGCCACGGCGCGTCAGCCACCCGGCACGCAAGACCATAGGCCTGCGTGTGCCCGAGCACAAAGGTCTGCAGCAGTTGCTGGAGCTGCACGGCACCCCCCTGCTGGGCACCACGCTGATTGCCCCGGACGACACCGAGCCGCTGAACGACCCCGAGGACATCAGCGAACGCTTTGACAAGCTGCTCGATGGCATCGTCGATGCCGGCGCCTGCCCCATGCAACCCACCACGGTGCTGGATTTGACACCTATGTACACGGGCGGCGATGCGCTGCTGGTGCGCCAAGGCCAGGGCGACCTCCAGGCTTTGGGGCTATAA
- a CDS encoding site-2 protease family protein, giving the protein MDASELIQTVLIYALPVLFAITVHEAAHGYAARHFGDPTAAMLGRLTLNPLKHIDPIGTVLMPLLLYFSTSGAFLFGYAKPVPVDISRLRHPKRDMVWVALAGPASNFIQAIVWAALLMVLMVSGVQERFFIAMAHAGVLTNLVMWAFNLFPLPPLDGGRIVAGLLPPKAAYWFSRVEPFGFFIVLALVLMGVVGQLWLMPLIQWGYEALDWILTPLARLLT; this is encoded by the coding sequence GTGGACGCCTCCGAACTCATCCAAACCGTGCTCATCTACGCCCTGCCCGTGCTGTTTGCAATCACGGTGCACGAGGCCGCCCATGGCTATGCAGCACGTCACTTTGGCGATCCCACGGCCGCCATGCTCGGCCGGCTGACCTTGAACCCGCTCAAGCACATCGACCCCATAGGCACGGTGCTGATGCCTTTGCTGCTGTATTTCTCCACCTCGGGGGCCTTTCTGTTCGGCTATGCCAAGCCCGTGCCCGTCGACATCAGCCGCCTGCGCCACCCCAAGCGCGATATGGTGTGGGTGGCGCTGGCAGGCCCGGCCTCCAACTTCATCCAGGCCATTGTCTGGGCCGCTTTGCTGATGGTCCTCATGGTTTCCGGCGTGCAAGAGCGATTTTTCATCGCCATGGCACATGCCGGCGTCCTCACCAACCTGGTGATGTGGGCCTTCAACCTGTTTCCGCTGCCCCCCCTGGACGGAGGCCGCATTGTGGCCGGACTGCTGCCGCCCAAGGCAGCCTACTGGTTCTCGCGCGTGGAGCCCTTTGGCTTTTTCATCGTGCTGGCCCTGGTGCTGATGGGCGTGGTGGGCCAACTCTGGCTGATGCCCCTGATCCAATGGGGCTACGAAGCGCTGGACTGGATACTCACGCCCCTGGCCCGTTTACTGACCTGA
- a CDS encoding DNA/RNA non-specific endonuclease, with the protein MASRKRKSSLAPLHWFHRLRQRLTGRTACFIWGALFGNAVLVQTLGPWDLLTRSPESLLSERWRLVLNDARQQLRGWGQAWTDDATRLFKQRVGEWANAPEATISLPAPAASTADDSSAFAACSDQFPQRRALQPASVDALWSARALCSDGFAVLYSGRTKTPMVVVERLNRHRLQQAAGLARTDRFYADARVPGSQRADLSDYQGSGYDRGHMAAAANQYTASGMAQSFALTNMVPQDPTHNRKVWAKLEADVRKYAQRAAGDVFVYTGPLYTDAAPRMGSGQVWVPSQLFKLVYDASSQRAWAYVLPNNAQAQIQRPMDYAEFVVQTGWHLLAGLPVRAGVHTP; encoded by the coding sequence ATGGCCTCCCGCAAGCGCAAGTCCTCCCTCGCTCCCCTGCACTGGTTTCACCGCCTCCGGCAACGCCTGACCGGGCGGACGGCCTGTTTCATCTGGGGCGCCCTGTTCGGCAATGCCGTGCTGGTGCAGACCCTGGGGCCCTGGGACTTGCTGACCCGCAGCCCCGAAAGCCTGTTGAGCGAGCGCTGGCGCCTGGTGTTGAACGATGCCCGCCAGCAGCTGCGTGGCTGGGGCCAGGCCTGGACCGATGACGCCACACGCCTCTTCAAACAGCGCGTAGGGGAATGGGCCAACGCTCCCGAAGCCACCATCTCCTTGCCGGCCCCGGCCGCCAGCACGGCAGATGACAGCTCGGCCTTTGCCGCCTGCAGCGACCAGTTTCCGCAGCGCCGCGCCCTGCAGCCTGCCAGCGTGGATGCGCTGTGGTCTGCCCGCGCCCTGTGCTCGGATGGCTTTGCCGTGTTGTATTCGGGGCGCACCAAGACCCCCATGGTGGTGGTCGAGCGCCTGAACCGCCACCGGCTGCAGCAGGCCGCAGGCCTGGCCCGCACCGATCGCTTCTATGCGGATGCCCGCGTGCCCGGATCGCAGCGCGCCGATCTGTCCGACTACCAGGGCAGCGGCTATGACCGCGGCCATATGGCGGCCGCCGCCAACCAGTACACTGCCAGCGGCATGGCCCAGTCATTTGCGCTGACCAACATGGTGCCGCAAGACCCCACCCACAACCGCAAGGTCTGGGCCAAGCTGGAAGCCGATGTGCGCAAATACGCCCAGCGCGCGGCCGGCGATGTGTTTGTCTATACCGGGCCGCTGTATACCGATGCCGCACCGCGCATGGGCAGCGGCCAGGTCTGGGTGCCCAGCCAGCTGTTCAAGCTGGTGTATGACGCCAGCAGCCAGCGCGCCTGGGCCTATGTGCTGCCCAACAATGCACAGGCCCAGATCCAGCGCCCCATGGACTATGCCGAGTTTGTGGTGCAGACCGGCTGGCATTTGCTGGCGGGGCTGCCGGTGCGGGCCGGGGTGCACACACCCTGA
- a CDS encoding FecR domain-containing protein translates to MPSHRIAHVRWPQAAAASLLALALTAQAQTPAASAPTRHRILTGDTLEQLSRHYLGDGSLWPALQRHNQVGSPYRLQPGSVLEIPYHLQRLASASVSFLQGNATLLPPPSRSSQAAETPLRPGQDLPEGSRLRVPPDAFVSVRLADGTLLQVQADSEILLQQLRRKGRAGSLQSVVDLQRGALDAAVPPHKGRPPALDVRTNVATSSVRGTEFGVYLAEDGSTVTTVQRGVVQVQSALTANANARLPKGQGAAVDRSGQLQQAALLPALPASQLPQLAEDAQWLDLPLPSQPTAAGYVVQVSEDAAGRQVLRNGRFAGDTVRFPAVPDGSYFLQVRAVDGHGIPGLPAQGLLKVKAHPVPPLYQTPPAAVLPSDAVALHCTPVHGATAYRIQIAATGQDFAAPLRDEVLNTCALETETLPRGEYRWRTASIRTLDNGQPDQGPFAAAQDFRAAERPPVPDAAALAWNTAGGLPTMHWQGEPGQSWRIVVAREPEALQPLLDTRVEQPQWEASELGPGRYYLRLQARDASGLESALSAAREFTLRPWVRDGFGRPLRSGNGLDVITE, encoded by the coding sequence ATGCCTTCTCATCGCATCGCCCACGTCCGCTGGCCACAAGCTGCGGCCGCCAGCCTGCTGGCACTGGCCCTCACCGCCCAGGCCCAAACGCCTGCGGCCAGCGCTCCCACACGCCACCGCATCCTGACCGGCGATACGCTGGAGCAGCTGTCGCGCCACTATCTGGGCGACGGCTCCCTCTGGCCTGCGCTGCAACGCCACAACCAGGTGGGCAGCCCCTACCGGCTGCAGCCCGGCTCCGTGCTGGAGATTCCCTACCACCTGCAGCGCCTGGCCTCGGCCTCGGTGAGTTTCCTGCAAGGCAATGCCACCTTGCTGCCCCCGCCCTCTCGCAGCAGCCAGGCCGCAGAAACCCCGCTGCGCCCCGGCCAGGACCTGCCCGAAGGCAGCCGTTTGCGCGTCCCTCCCGACGCCTTTGTCAGCGTGCGCCTGGCGGACGGCACGCTGCTGCAAGTCCAGGCCGACAGCGAAATCCTGTTGCAGCAACTGCGCCGCAAGGGCCGCGCCGGTAGCCTGCAGTCCGTGGTCGATCTGCAGCGCGGCGCGCTCGATGCGGCCGTGCCGCCGCACAAGGGCCGGCCACCGGCGCTGGATGTGCGCACCAACGTTGCCACCAGCAGCGTGCGCGGCACGGAATTCGGCGTCTATCTGGCAGAGGACGGCAGCACCGTCACCACCGTGCAGCGCGGCGTGGTGCAGGTGCAATCGGCGCTGACGGCAAACGCCAACGCCCGCCTGCCCAAGGGCCAGGGCGCCGCGGTGGACCGCAGCGGCCAGCTGCAGCAAGCGGCCTTGCTGCCCGCGCTGCCCGCCAGCCAGCTGCCCCAGCTGGCCGAAGATGCCCAATGGCTGGACCTGCCCCTGCCCAGCCAGCCCACTGCTGCAGGCTATGTGGTGCAGGTCAGCGAGGATGCAGCCGGGCGCCAGGTGCTGCGCAATGGCCGCTTTGCGGGCGACACGGTGCGCTTTCCGGCCGTGCCCGATGGCAGCTATTTCCTGCAGGTACGGGCCGTGGACGGCCACGGCATTCCCGGCCTGCCGGCCCAGGGGCTGTTAAAGGTCAAGGCCCATCCTGTCCCGCCGCTCTACCAAACCCCTCCCGCCGCCGTGCTGCCCAGCGACGCGGTGGCACTGCACTGCACGCCGGTGCATGGCGCCACGGCCTACCGCATCCAGATTGCAGCCACCGGCCAGGACTTTGCCGCGCCGCTGCGCGACGAGGTGCTCAACACCTGCGCGCTGGAGACCGAAACCCTGCCCCGGGGCGAATACCGCTGGCGCACGGCCAGCATACGCACGCTGGACAACGGCCAGCCCGACCAGGGCCCGTTTGCCGCTGCACAGGATTTCCGCGCGGCCGAGCGCCCGCCCGTGCCCGATGCCGCCGCCCTGGCCTGGAACACGGCAGGCGGCCTGCCCACCATGCATTGGCAGGGCGAGCCCGGCCAGAGCTGGCGCATCGTCGTGGCGCGCGAGCCCGAGGCCCTGCAACCGCTGCTGGACACCCGGGTGGAACAACCGCAATGGGAAGCCTCCGAGCTCGGCCCTGGCCGCTACTACCTGCGCCTGCAGGCGCGCGATGCATCGGGTCTGGAAAGCGCCCTGTCCGCCGCCCGCGAGTTCACGCTGCGGCCCTGGGTGCGCGATGGCTTTGGCCGCCCGCTGCGCAGCGGCAACGGCCTGGACGTGATCACCGAGTAA
- a CDS encoding tryptophan--tRNA ligase, producing the protein MTTTRYLTGITPSGTPHLGNYAGMMRPAIAASRSKEVENFYFLADYHALIKCQDPERVQRSTLEIAASWLAAGLDPAHVTFYRQSDIPEIPELTWFLTCATGKGLLNRAHAYKAAQDKNQEAGRDSDDGVSAGLFMYPVLMGADILAFNAHKVPVGRDQIQHIEMARDMAASFNHLYGEFLTPPEAAVDDNVALLAGLDGRKMSKSYNNTIALFTPPAQLKKLIGSIVTDSRAPGEPKDVEGSALFQMYQAFATEAEAAAMRQAFADGIAWGDAKQKLYECIDREISPMRARYEHLMAHPAEVEAILQAGAARARAITRPLLQQLRSAVGLRNLAALGQTKAAKTEKTALPAFKQYREKDGLFYFKLTTAGGQVLLQSQGFAQPREAGQWIARLQGEGQAALADLHSHLQPLPEVEQSEIAAALQQLQDAAAQD; encoded by the coding sequence ATGACGACTACCCGCTACCTCACCGGCATCACCCCCTCCGGCACGCCCCACCTGGGCAACTACGCCGGCATGATGCGCCCTGCCATTGCCGCCAGCCGCTCTAAGGAAGTGGAGAACTTCTATTTCCTGGCCGACTACCATGCACTGATCAAGTGCCAGGACCCCGAGCGCGTACAGCGCTCCACCCTGGAAATCGCCGCCAGCTGGCTGGCAGCAGGCCTGGACCCGGCCCATGTGACCTTCTATCGCCAGTCGGACATCCCCGAGATTCCCGAACTGACCTGGTTCCTCACCTGTGCCACCGGCAAGGGCCTGCTCAACCGCGCCCATGCCTACAAGGCCGCCCAGGACAAAAACCAGGAAGCCGGCCGCGACAGCGATGACGGCGTCAGCGCCGGCCTGTTCATGTACCCCGTGCTGATGGGCGCCGACATCCTGGCCTTCAACGCCCACAAGGTGCCCGTGGGCCGCGACCAGATCCAGCACATCGAGATGGCCCGCGACATGGCAGCCAGCTTCAACCACCTGTACGGCGAGTTTCTGACCCCGCCCGAGGCCGCCGTGGACGACAACGTGGCCCTGCTTGCCGGCCTGGACGGCCGCAAGATGAGCAAGAGCTACAACAACACCATTGCCTTGTTCACGCCGCCGGCGCAGCTGAAGAAGTTGATTGGCTCCATCGTCACCGACTCCCGCGCTCCAGGGGAGCCCAAGGACGTGGAGGGCTCGGCTCTGTTCCAGATGTACCAGGCCTTTGCCACCGAGGCCGAAGCCGCCGCCATGCGCCAGGCCTTTGCCGACGGCATCGCCTGGGGCGACGCCAAGCAAAAGCTGTACGAGTGCATTGACCGGGAAATTTCCCCTATGCGCGCCCGCTACGAGCACCTGATGGCCCACCCCGCAGAGGTGGAGGCCATACTCCAGGCCGGCGCCGCGCGCGCCCGTGCCATCACCCGGCCGCTGCTGCAGCAGCTGCGCAGCGCCGTGGGCCTGCGCAATCTGGCCGCGCTGGGCCAGACCAAGGCTGCCAAGACCGAAAAAACCGCTTTGCCTGCCTTCAAGCAATACCGCGAGAAAGACGGTCTGTTCTACTTCAAGCTCACCACGGCAGGTGGCCAGGTGCTGCTGCAAAGCCAGGGCTTTGCCCAGCCCCGCGAGGCAGGCCAATGGATTGCCCGCCTGCAAGGCGAGGGCCAGGCCGCGCTGGCGGATTTGCACTCCCATCTGCAGCCCCTGCCCGAGGTGGAACAAAGCGAGATCGCAGCCGCCTTGCAGCAGTTGCAGGACGCGGCGGCACAAGACTGA